Proteins encoded by one window of Pseudorca crassidens isolate mPseCra1 chromosome 3, mPseCra1.hap1, whole genome shotgun sequence:
- the EPHX3 gene encoding epoxide hydrolase 3 translates to MPELVVTALLAPSRLTLKLLRAFMWSLVFSAALVAAAVYGCIALTHVLCRPRRGCCGRPRRTPPACLSDPTLGEHCFLTLRSSGLRLHYVSAGQGNGPLMLFLHGFPENWFSWRYQLREFQSRFHVVAVDLRGYGSSDAPRDVDCYTIDLLMADIQDVILGLGYSKCILVAHDWGALLAWNFSIYYPSLVERMAVVSAAPMSVYQDYSLRHMGQFFRSNYIFLFQLPWLPEKLLSMSDFQILKTTLTHHKRGIPHLTPNELEAFLYGFSQPGGLTGPLNYYRNLFRTFPLEPQELATPTLLLWGEKDPYFEQGLVGAISSRFVPGRLEAHILPGMGHWIPQSNPEEMHQYMWPFLQDLLD, encoded by the exons ATGCCCGAGCTGGTGGTGACGGCGCTGCTGGCGCCGTCGCGCCTCACTCTGAAGCTGCTTCGTGCCTTCATGTGGAGCCTCGTGTTCTCGGCGGCGCTGGTGGCCGCAGCTGTCTATGGCTGCATCGCCCTCACGCACGTGCTGTGCCGGCCCCGACGCGGCTGCTGCGGGCGCCCCCGGCGTACCCCACCCGCCTGCTTGAGCGACCCCACGCTGGGCGAGCACTGCTTCCTGACTCTCAGG AGTTCGGGCCTGCGTCTGCACTATGTCTCCGCTGGACAGGGCAACGGGCCCCTCATGCTGTTTCTGCATGGCTTCCCGGAGAACTG GTTCTCCTGGCGCTACCAGCTCCGGGAGTTCCAGAGCCGCTTCCATGTGGTGGCTGTGGACCTGCGGGGATACGGTTCCTCTGATGCACCAAGGGATGTGGACTGTTACACCATCGACCTGCTGATGGCAGACATCCAGGATGTCATTCTGGGCCTGG gtTATTCCAAGTGCATCCTTGTGGCCCATGACTGGGGTGCACTCCTAGCCTGGAATTTCTCCATCTACTACCCATCCCTGGTGGAGCGGATGGCAGTGGTCAGCGCTGCCCCCATGTCGGTGTACCAAG aCTACTCTTTGCGCCACATGGGCCAGTTCTTCCGTTCCAACTACATATTCCTGTTCCAGCTTCCCTGGCTTCCCGAGAAGTTGCTGTCCATGTCTGACTTCCAG ATCCTGAAGACCACCCTCACCCACCACAAGAGGGGCATCCCACATTTGACCCCCAACGAGCTCGAGGCCTTCCTTTATGGCTTCTCACAGCCTGGTGGCCTCACTGGGCCCCTCAACTACTACCGAAACCTCTTCAG GACCTTCCCcctggagccccaggagctggCCACACCCACCCTGCTGCTGTGGGGGGAGAAGGACCCCTATTTTGAGCAGGGGCTGGTGGGGGCCATCAGCAGCCGTTTTGTGCCAGGCCGGCTGGAAGCCCATATCCTGCCAGGCATGGGGCACTGGATCCCCCAGAGCAACCCTGAGGAAATGCACCAGTACATGTGGCCCTTCTTGCAAGACCTGCTTGACTAG